The following is a genomic window from Chloracidobacterium sp..
GCAGCGGCCGTCAACCCGATATGTTTTACAAATGAACTTATCATAAGCTTGCCTCTTCCATGTCAAAAAGGTCCCTCAAACGAAGTGACTGATCCTCTTCATCCGCCTCGAACTGCGGATCGGGAACCGTCCGGGCAGGCGAAGCCGAGCGCGTCTTCACCGCAGGAACGTGAGGGGCACTGCCGGTCGATGCAGCCGTTTGAGGCCGTATCGATCCTTGTCTGGGCCGAACAACCTTCGCCGCAACGATCTCGGCAGAATTGTCATCAGTTACAGCATTTGCCGTCTCGGTTTCTGTCGCCGCACGCTGATCCGCCACCGCCGGCGAAATTACCGCAGGAGCCGCACTGTTGCGTGCCGTTAAGGTCCGATCGCCGCTTCGTTGAACCAACATCAGGGTCATCAGGCCCAGTACGATCAAAACTGACGCACCGACGAATGCGGGTGTTGACCAACCCCATGAGAATGCGCCTTTCAGACTTTCAATGAATCCGGGCTGCCTTTCGCCGTAGGGAATTACGATCCGCGGGGTTCGAAGCGGCTCGAATTCTTCATTTTTCCACTCAAAGACGGAATAGTGCGACAGCGAAACGGCTGCCAGCTCATCTATACACAAAGAGCAATCAGCCAGATGGCCTTCGAACTTCTCTCCGTCCGTGGTCGAAAGCTCGCCGTAGATATACGAAGTCAAATATTCGTAAAATTCACAGTCGTTGCTCTTAATTGCTTTCATCGCTAAACCACCTCGATGGGCGTTCGATCCAATTTATGCCGAAGCTGCTTCAACGCCGTGTAAAGCCTGCTTTTGACCGTACTCAACGGTAATTCAAGAGTGTCGGAGATCTCCTGGAACGTCATTTCCTCAAATTCCTTCATCACGATCACCTGCCGAAGGT
Proteins encoded in this region:
- a CDS encoding zf-HC2 domain-containing protein codes for the protein MKAIKSNDCEFYEYLTSYIYGELSTTDGEKFEGHLADCSLCIDELAAVSLSHYSVFEWKNEEFEPLRTPRIVIPYGERQPGFIESLKGAFSWGWSTPAFVGASVLIVLGLMTLMLVQRSGDRTLTARNSAAPAVISPAVADQRAATETETANAVTDDNSAEIVAAKVVRPRQGSIRPQTAASTGSAPHVPAVKTRSASPARTVPDPQFEADEEDQSLRLRDLFDMEEASL